A region from the Aegilops tauschii subsp. strangulata cultivar AL8/78 chromosome 5, Aet v6.0, whole genome shotgun sequence genome encodes:
- the LOC109747418 gene encoding uncharacterized protein translates to MAAVQVASGLSVPLLSALLGGAVALVFLAGYLRRKRADIAHLPPSAAAAAPDLPKQVRPAGQNKKGGGHARVHHHHASAADKEAGKKHHHLDVNTLRGHTDCVTALDFSSDACNLATVCADGVVRVFRIDDASSKSFKILKINLPAGAHPTAIAYSEGSSSVVVAAQALLGSSLYMYADVGAPPTGGNKQQGKLSPPEIKWDHKKIHGKESVLNLAAARATHGTGDGSTIVISCSEATDIKIWHGKSGKELGTVDTNQLKNNMADISPNGRFIAAAAFTADVKVWEIVYSKDSSVKEVHRVMQLKGHKSAVTSLCFTPDSEKIITASKDGTIRVWNINVRYHLDEDPKTLRVLPVPLHDSKGSTCLYEHMGISPDGKVLAVTSGSTLQWLCAETGVVLDTAEKAHEGAISGIAWAPRTIPNGGAPTFILASCGDDKKVKLWLAPEVSST, encoded by the exons ATGGCGGCGGTGCAGGTCGCGTCCGGGCTCTCCGTGCCGCTCCTATCGGCGCTGCTCGGCGGGGCCGTCGCGCTTGTCTTCCTCGCCGGGTACCTGCGCCGCAAGCGCGCCGACATCGCGCACCTGcccccctccgccgccgccgccgccccggacctGCCCAAGCAGGTCCGCCCCGCCGGCCAGAACAAGAAGGGCGGAGGGCACGCCCGcgtccaccaccaccacgcctcCGCCGCCGACAAG GAGGCGGGGAAGAAGCACCACCACCTCGACGTCAACACCCTGAGGGGCCACACCGACTGTGTCACCGCGCTCGACTTCTCCAGCGACGCCTGCAACCTAGCCACCG TATGCGCGGATGGGGTTGTGAGAGTGTTCAGGATCGATGATGCCTCAAGCAAGAGCTTTAA GATTCTGAAGATAAACTTGCCTGCTGGGGCACATCCCACTGCCATTGCTTACTCAGAAGGGTCATCATCCGTTGTTGTGGCAGCACAGGCGCTGTTAGGCTCGTCGCTCTACATGTATGCGGATGTTGGTGCTCCTCCAACTGGTGGAAACAAACAGCAGGGCAAGCTTTCTCCTCCTGAGATCAAGTGGGACCACAAGAAGATTCACGGCAAGGAATCGGTGCTGAACCTTGCGGCAGCTCGTGCAACTCATGGGACTGGTGATGGGAGCACAATAGTGATTTCTTGCTCTGAAG CAACTGATATCAAAATATGGCATGGAAAGAGTGGCAAAGAGTTGGGAACAGTTGACACTAATCAGTTGAAAAACAACATGGCTGACATATCCCCAAATGGCCGCTTCATTGCTGCTGCAGCTTTCACTGCTGATGTCAAG GTGTGGGAGATTGTTTATTCGAAGGATAGTTCAGTGAAGGAGGTTCACAGGGTCATGCAGCTCAAGGGTCACAAG AGTGCTGTCACTAGTTTGTGTTTCACTCCGGATTCTGAGAAGATTATTACTGCGTCGAAAGATGGTACCATCCGGGTATGGAATATCAATG TAAGGTATCACCTTGATGAGGATCCCAAAACCTTGAGAGTTTTGCCAGTCCCTCTGCATGATTCAAAAGGCTCTACTTGCCTGTATGAACACATGGGCATCTCCCCAGATGGTAAAGTTCTGGCTGTAACAAGTGGATCGACGTTGCAATGGCTATGTGCAGAAACTGGTGTGGTTTTGGATACAGCCGAGAAGGCCCATGAAG GTGCTATTTCTGGCATTGCGTGGGCTCCACGGACAATTCCAAATG GTGGTGCTCCTACGTTCATTCTGGCGAGTTGCGGGGACGACAAAAAGGTGAAACTGTGGTTAGCTCCGGAGGTCAGCTCGACATGA
- the LOC109747417 gene encoding protein PSK SIMULATOR 2, with product MPMARESWLAKVRSAISSKPSSSGAPPAGAGGKKGNVGILAFEVASLVSRLLHVWRAVGDAAVARLRHEVVHLDGVRKVVSDDDAFLLGLARAELVDALRGASDAVAALAERCADPCLREFRDALLEFADTGRDRHRWAAPTWKEMDARARKLEKQVATTAALRRAMEELAEAEHGLRKFLRADAAASGGGGCHRRSMSASKISVASEQQQLIFSKKQDVKNLKQTSLWGCTFDAVVSSLARAAFTILARIKLVFGAGGQDQRHAPLYRSLTLSSAVHPSADAQSPPPPSRKSMSMEAVPFDVAAVVQSAKGSRRRGFFEYSTATLVPPAGTLGAAALAPRYAGLVISIERMARSPQRLVGPDERDELYGMLTASVRAQLRARLRGAVAEADAGLAGEWRAALGGILEWLAPMAHATVRWQAERSFEQRKTTSTSSTTDIARLPPRHGGGGGGNTFLLQTLQFADRDKVEAAVAELLVGLNYVWRFEKEMSCRALFAVHREFVERGGRPSDFDGGADSCRGGGGHPHHAVDGSGNGTVSSCA from the coding sequence ATGCCCATGGCGCGCGAGTCATGGCTGGCCAAGGTCCGGTCGGCCATCTCGTCGAAGCCGTCCTCGTCGGGGGCGCCGCCGGCCGGCGCCGGTGGCAAGAAGGGCAACGTCGGCATCCTGGCCTTCGAGGTGGCCAGCCTCGTGTCCAGGCTGCTCCACGTGTGGCGCGCCGTCGGTGACGCGGCGGTGGCGCGGCTCCGCCACGAGGTCGTCCACCTCGACGGCGTCCGCAAGGTCGTCTCCGACGACGACGCCttcctgctcggcctcgcgcgcGCCGAGCTCGTCGACGCGCTGCGGGGCGCgtccgacgccgtcgccgcgctgGCGGAGCGCTGCGCCGACCCCTGCTTGCGGGAGTTCAGGGATGCGCTGCTGGAGTTCGCCGACACCGGCCGCGACCGGCACCGCTGGGCCGCGCCCACGTGGAAGGAGATGGACGCGCGCGCGAGGAAGTTGGAGAAGCAGGTGGCCACCACCGCCGCGCTCCGCAGGGCCATGGAGGAGCTCGCGGAGGCCGAGCACGGCCTCCGGAAGTTCCTGCGGGCCGACGCTGCTGCAAGCGGCGGAGGAGGGTGCCACCGCCGCAGCATGTCGGCGAGCAAGATCTCGGTGGCgtcggagcagcagcagctcatctTCTCCAAGAAGCAGGACGTGAAGAACCTCAAGCAGACGTCTCTGTGGGGGTGCACCTTCGACGCCGTCGTCTCGTCGCTGGCGCGCGCGGCCTTCACCATCCTCGCGCGCATCAAGCTCGTCTTCGGCGCCGGCGGCCAGGATCAGCGGCACGCGCCTCTCTACCGGAGCCTCACGCTCTCCTCGGCCGTCCACCCGTCCGCCGACGCgcagtccccgccgccgccgtcgcgcaaGTCCATGTCGATGGAGGCGGTGCCGTTCGACGTCGCTGCCGTCGTCCAGAGCGCGAAGGGCAGCAGACGGCGCGGCTTCTTCGAGTACAGCACGGCGACGCTGGTGCCGCCGGCGGGGACGCTGGGCGCGGCGGCACTGGCGCCGCGGTACGCCGGGCTGGTGATCTCGATCGAGCGGATGGCGCGGTCGCCGCAGCGGCTGGTGGGGCCGGACGAGCGGGACGAGCTGTACGGCATGCTGACGGCGAGCGTGCGCGCGCAGCTCCGGGCGCGGCTGCGCGGCGCGGTGGCCGAGGCGGACGCGGGGCTCGCCGGCGAGTGGCGCGCCGCGCTGGGCGGCATCCTGGAGTGGCTGGCGCCCATGGCGCACGCCACGGTGCGGTGGCAGGCGGAGCGCAGCTTCGAGCAGCGGAAGACGACGTCGACCTCATCGACGACGGACATAGCCCGGCTCCCCCCTcgccacggcggcggcggcggcggcaacacGTTCCTGCTGCAGACGCTGCAGTTCGCGGACCGAGACAAGGTGGAGGCGGCCGTGGCGGAGCTGCTCGTCGGGCTGAACTACGTGTGGCGGTTCGAGAAGGAGATGAGCTGCCGCGCGCTCTTCGCCGTGCACCGCGAATTCGTGGAGCGCGGCGGCCGCCCCAGCGACTTCGACGGTGGCGCCGAcagctgccgaggaggaggaggccacccCCACCACGCCGTCGACGGCAGCGGCAATGGAACAGTAAGCTCGTGCGCCTAG